A region from the Melioribacter roseus P3M-2 genome encodes:
- a CDS encoding MotA/TolQ/ExbB proton channel family protein, which produces MDLLSIFLKGGWIMYLILACSLIAVAIIIEKFIVLKKAKVNVAAFLVRIRTLLKKKDIDGAIALCIAERTPVSNIVKKGLKKYRHGHQRVVEAIESAGRQEIAKLEKGLPILASISGIAPLLGFLGTVTGMITAFMKIQELQGSANPADLAGGIWEALITTAFGLIVGIPALAFYNYFVSAISKLVMDIELVTTDVIDILEDSGKGAIDDDEEINI; this is translated from the coding sequence ATGGATTTACTCTCAATTTTTTTGAAAGGCGGCTGGATTATGTATTTAATCCTGGCTTGCTCTTTGATTGCTGTTGCTATTATTATTGAAAAATTTATTGTCCTTAAAAAAGCAAAAGTAAATGTGGCCGCTTTTTTGGTCAGGATTAGAACCCTGCTGAAAAAGAAAGATATCGACGGCGCCATAGCGCTATGTATTGCCGAAAGAACTCCGGTCTCGAATATCGTAAAAAAAGGATTAAAAAAATACAGGCACGGACATCAACGCGTAGTTGAAGCAATCGAAAGCGCTGGCAGACAGGAAATAGCCAAGCTTGAAAAAGGTTTGCCAATTTTGGCGTCGATATCGGGTATAGCCCCTCTGCTCGGATTTTTGGGCACTGTTACCGGTATGATTACAGCATTCATGAAAATTCAGGAATTGCAGGGCTCGGCAAATCCGGCGGACCTTGCCGGAGGTATCTGGGAAGCTTTAATTACGACCGCATTCGGATTGATTGTGGGCATTCCCGCCTTGGCGTTTTACAATTATTTCGTAAGCGCAATAAGCAAACTGGTTATGGATATAGAACTGGTAACTACAGACGTCATCGATATTCTCGAAGATTCGGGTAAAGGCGCAATTGATGACGACGAGGAAATTAATATCTGA
- a CDS encoding DUF4199 family protein, protein MKKHLPAIVSGFGAGVLSIVPLAKGLTCCIIVPFAAYMALILDRKSTHDTGRISASRGFIIGVMTGVFAAIFGSAFDILITYITRSNDIVASFPEFQKMINDFPVSEAIRAEIISMFQNLRNDIVTNGFSFLYTFSVLINNFVVNTLFGAIGGLAGAQIINNRVGNSEE, encoded by the coding sequence ATGAAAAAACATTTACCAGCGATAGTAAGCGGATTCGGAGCCGGAGTCCTTTCGATAGTTCCGCTTGCCAAAGGATTAACCTGCTGCATAATTGTTCCGTTTGCCGCTTATATGGCGCTTATACTCGACAGAAAATCCACTCATGATACCGGCAGGATTTCGGCGTCGAGAGGCTTTATAATCGGAGTTATGACGGGAGTGTTCGCAGCGATTTTCGGTTCGGCCTTCGACATTTTGATTACATACATTACGCGCAGTAACGACATCGTAGCTTCGTTTCCGGAATTTCAAAAAATGATAAACGATTTTCCCGTTAGCGAAGCCATTAGGGCGGAGATTATCAGCATGTTTCAAAATCTGCGCAACGACATAGTTACAAACGGATTCTCATTTCTTTATACTTTTTCGGTGCTAATTAATAATTTTGTAGTCAATACATTGTTCGGAGCTATAGGCGGACTTGCCGGCGCTCAAATAATCAACAACAGAGTCGGGAACAGCGAAGAATGA
- a CDS encoding DUF2085 domain-containing protein: protein MVCHQNPERTIIIDGHSMMVCARCSGIYAGVLIASLAVVFYGKIFLKSNLPFYLLSAPIAIDWLLVLLGIKEFSKITAAFTGFLFGSIIFLYFYSSLNKKNRNK, encoded by the coding sequence GTGGTATGCCATCAAAATCCGGAAAGGACAATAATAATCGACGGTCATTCGATGATGGTATGCGCGCGATGCAGCGGTATTTATGCGGGAGTTTTAATCGCCTCGTTAGCCGTCGTTTTTTACGGGAAAATTTTTCTTAAATCCAATTTGCCGTTCTATCTATTATCCGCTCCGATTGCAATCGACTGGCTCCTGGTATTACTCGGCATAAAAGAATTTTCAAAGATTACCGCTGCGTTTACGGGTTTTCTTTTCGGTTCGATAATATTTTTATATTTTTACAGCTCGTTAAATAAGAAGAACAGAAATAAATGA
- a CDS encoding SPOR domain-containing protein, which yields MKEELENYDDTEFEEEMEDVRDEDILKSPRPVSENLFEKLETTIKEELQEERISTKYEFVEQNEEKHFNASTRSTYEEEQKIEDEGKTGYFKYGIIGLFILIMFVGVIYLFFNGGEKTEPEINAGQQNASVAQEHNNSEIASLAEEQNENLIENIPPVIEDDFPRVAKLEDKTNKSASSTPGQTVNNAGLYINPANDIRVFKTIFTDGSKYYVQASSWRNETKAINEVSNWKRKGYNAYIMKVNIPEKGGLWFRVRVGPFGSESEARKFYEQNF from the coding sequence TTGAAAGAGGAACTTGAAAATTATGACGACACGGAATTTGAGGAAGAAATGGAAGATGTGCGTGATGAAGATATTCTCAAATCGCCTCGACCCGTTTCCGAAAATCTGTTTGAAAAACTGGAAACCACTATAAAAGAAGAACTTCAGGAAGAAAGAATTTCCACAAAATATGAATTCGTCGAACAAAACGAAGAAAAACACTTTAACGCTTCTACTCGAAGCACATATGAAGAAGAACAGAAAATAGAGGATGAAGGTAAAACAGGATATTTTAAATACGGAATAATCGGTTTGTTCATTTTGATAATGTTTGTCGGTGTGATTTATCTGTTTTTCAACGGCGGCGAGAAAACTGAGCCTGAGATAAACGCCGGTCAACAGAACGCTTCTGTTGCGCAAGAACATAATAATTCCGAAATAGCGTCGCTGGCAGAAGAACAAAACGAAAATTTAATCGAAAATATACCTCCGGTAATCGAGGACGATTTCCCAAGGGTTGCAAAACTTGAGGATAAAACGAATAAATCCGCATCTTCAACTCCGGGACAAACCGTTAATAACGCCGGTTTGTATATAAATCCGGCTAACGACATACGCGTATTTAAAACCATTTTTACCGACGGTTCAAAATACTACGTACAGGCGTCGTCCTGGAGAAACGAAACCAAAGCGATTAACGAAGTGAGCAACTGGAAAAGGAAAGGGTATAACGCGTATATAATGAAAGTAAATATTCCCGAAAAAGGAGGGCTTTGGTTCAGAGTACGCGTCGGTCCTTTTGGAAGCGAATCGGAAGCGCGTAAATTTTACGAACAAAATTTTTAA
- a CDS encoding ExbD/TolR family protein, giving the protein MKFETNNKPLSIFAYSSLTDIVMLLLIFFLLTSQFVIQTGVKIKLPSAKNNEQVAPAKLIVTITEGNQSFLGDEEISIERIAGRLDMLKRQTNESNLIIRADKSVNIDLIIKIIDAAKGVGIDKFTIETEKAEYE; this is encoded by the coding sequence ATGAAATTTGAAACCAACAATAAACCTTTGAGCATTTTTGCATATTCCTCTCTAACGGATATAGTAATGCTCTTACTTATATTTTTCCTGCTTACGTCTCAATTCGTTATTCAAACGGGAGTGAAGATCAAATTACCTTCTGCAAAGAATAACGAACAGGTCGCTCCGGCAAAATTAATCGTTACAATTACGGAAGGAAATCAGAGCTTTTTGGGGGACGAAGAAATTTCGATAGAGAGAATTGCAGGCCGTCTCGATATGCTGAAAAGACAGACAAACGAAAGTAATCTCATAATAAGAGCCGATAAATCAGTCAATATCGATCTTATAATTAAAATAATCGATGCGGCTAAAGGCGTGGGCATCGATAAATTTACTATCGAGACAGAGAAAGCAGAGTATGAATGA
- a CDS encoding NHL repeat-containing protein has product MSFLLFIFTSTKAQNPVFSHTIGDFTSAQAFSIDPSGAIYIVDISTNELIKIDSVGAVIKVIGGYGWDNYTFDFPADVFSTLLNVYVADKYNDRIQIFDKDLNYITTLSTYSSEPFRHPVAVSVSDQGDVFLIDSDNSRLLKFTSDGQFLLEIGGMLAGDFALENPKAFSIIDNKIFVLDSPNLFIYDLWGNNITKKSFEFEPVNLNSTSTGLTINTSKNVFYAYNNRDLLNLPLNKFSPELEEPITDSILFNRKLYVLTSKTIYVYNIRK; this is encoded by the coding sequence TCGGCTCAGGCATTTTCGATCGATCCTTCGGGAGCAATCTACATAGTCGACATTTCCACCAATGAATTGATAAAGATCGACTCCGTTGGAGCGGTTATAAAAGTAATTGGCGGTTACGGCTGGGATAATTACACATTCGATTTCCCGGCAGACGTATTTTCGACGCTTTTGAACGTTTATGTCGCCGATAAGTATAACGACAGGATTCAAATTTTCGACAAAGACCTGAATTACATCACAACGCTGTCGACTTATTCATCCGAGCCGTTCAGGCATCCGGTCGCAGTAAGCGTATCCGATCAGGGCGACGTATTTCTTATCGATTCGGACAATAGCCGTCTCCTCAAATTTACTTCCGACGGTCAGTTCCTTCTGGAAATAGGCGGAATGCTCGCCGGAGATTTCGCGCTCGAGAATCCGAAAGCTTTTTCGATTATCGACAATAAAATTTTCGTTCTCGATTCACCGAACTTGTTTATTTACGACCTTTGGGGCAATAACATAACAAAAAAGAGTTTCGAGTTCGAGCCCGTAAACCTCAATTCCACGTCGACCGGATTAACAATTAACACTTCAAAGAACGTCTTTTATGCGTACAACAACAGGGATTTACTGAATCTACCCTTAAATAAATTCTCGCCGGAACTTGAAGAACCGATTACCGACTCGATTTTGTTCAACCGTAAATTATACGTCCTCACATCCAAAACAATTTACGTCTACAACATACGCAAATAG
- a CDS encoding energy transducer TonB, whose product MNDRVRKNSYIASFLIHVVIIALFAFIHLPVNFEEEDYVTVGFGTGTFAGSRGPVTKNEVKEEPKKQKEESKKEEKKVELPKTSAEDSDNIVKRTDKKKEETKKEIDNNRDGIEENKLSGTEAIGEGLGGFGFELDFGGKGIRKIYSYILPEYPEGVSKEIDVKLKFTILPDGTVGKIIPLIKADAKLEMAAINSLRQWRFEPLPPNAKQTEQTAIITFPYRLQ is encoded by the coding sequence ATGAATGACAGGGTAAGGAAAAATTCTTATATAGCTTCCTTTTTGATACATGTCGTTATTATCGCTCTCTTTGCTTTTATTCATTTGCCTGTTAATTTCGAAGAGGAAGATTACGTAACCGTCGGGTTCGGTACGGGGACTTTTGCCGGCAGCAGAGGTCCCGTCACAAAAAACGAAGTAAAAGAAGAGCCCAAAAAACAAAAGGAAGAATCTAAAAAGGAAGAAAAAAAAGTTGAACTGCCAAAGACTAGCGCTGAAGATTCGGACAATATCGTAAAGAGAACGGATAAGAAGAAAGAAGAAACAAAGAAAGAAATTGACAATAATCGCGACGGTATCGAAGAAAATAAATTGAGCGGCACCGAAGCCATTGGCGAAGGGCTCGGAGGCTTCGGGTTTGAACTCGACTTCGGGGGAAAAGGAATCAGAAAAATTTACAGTTACATCCTGCCCGAATACCCCGAAGGAGTATCCAAAGAAATCGACGTTAAATTGAAATTTACCATTCTGCCCGACGGTACCGTGGGAAAAATTATTCCTCTTATTAAAGCGGACGCTAAACTCGAAATGGCGGCTATAAATTCTCTTCGTCAGTGGCGATTCGAGCCTCTCCCGCCAAATGCAAAACAAACCGAACAGACTGCAATAATTACATTTCCGTACCGGCTTCAGTAG